The Campylobacter concisus sequence TAGCACCAAGTGCGCCTACAACAGTTTCAAAGCTCTTTGGATTGACTGAGCTTTCCCTGTTATGAAGATCTTTTTCAGGTCTTAGGCTATGACAGCCGTAAAATAGCGCTACTTTTAGCCCACTAAGTGGCTTAACAACCTTTGCTCTTAGCGTTTCTACGTTTTGATAAAGCACCCAAAGAAGGCTTGTGATCTCAGTTGAGCCATTATATTTCATATTACCTTCAGCCAAGAAAGTATTTATGCGGTCCTTTGCACCCTTATCAAGCGTAGTTTTAGCTCTTGTTAGAGTTAGCATACAAGTTGAGCATGTAGTAAGCATCGGCATATTCATCTGCTCTGCAAGTGCTATATTTCTAGCATTTGCCACAAGCGTAGCGATAGGATCAACGTCTTGTGCTTGTTGGGCACCACAGCAGCTCCAGCCCTTTATTTCGTGAAGCTTCCAGCCAAGTATCGGAGCGATAGCCTCAAGCGACATCTTAGCCTCTTTAGCTGCTTGAGAGAGTACGCATCCTGGGAAAAAAGCGAATTCGTTTTGCATAGTTACTCCTTACTAGCAGCTTTGCGAGCCGCATTTATCATTTTTACTAGATCATCATGTCCTTCAATATCCTCTTCGCCGAAAATATGAAGCG is a genomic window containing:
- the sdhE gene encoding 8-methylmenaquinol:fumarate reductase membrane anchor subunit; this translates as MQNEFAFFPGCVLSQAAKEAKMSLEAIAPILGWKLHEIKGWSCCGAQQAQDVDPIATLVANARNIALAEQMNMPMLTTCSTCMLTLTRAKTTLDKGAKDRINTFLAEGNMKYNGSTEITSLLWVLYQNVETLRAKVVKPLSGLKVALFYGCHSLRPEKDLHNRESSVNPKSFETVVGALGATIVPFEKRLDCCGFHASYPAGTSVRKMSSQIVNNADENGADVVVTPCPLCQMQLDIYQERYQDENHSNVRKPIIHLSQLVGLALGLSVEDLGLDLNIIDATKIA